The following are from one region of the Syntrophales bacterium genome:
- a CDS encoding lysylphosphatidylglycerol synthase transmembrane domain-containing protein, producing the protein MKKKMIVGIPLSALLIYLAVRGIRLEDVADGLTAVRYRYIPPVLILILLIQVLRSLRWGVILSPIEKVDQLSLFSVTSLGFLAIVAIPARLGELARPYLISKKSNIRMTAALGTIFVERVFDSFTILIMAAFVIFSIPLPSWLTEASIFFFLIIMAILAMMVFMIVKREASFKAIAPLLNRLPDRYAHKLNRLIHHFIDGFKIITHTRALLYVMFLSGIIWLMGVLVIYILFFAFGFHLPPVAAFVLMIILIIGITIPTAPGFIGNWHFFCVLGLGLFSIPRTDAFTFAVIYHFLSIGIVIILGLIFLPFNKFPLSGLNLQLSKDQGTGNSSGNLSG; encoded by the coding sequence ATGAAGAAAAAGATGATTGTGGGTATTCCGTTAAGTGCCCTCCTGATTTACCTGGCTGTCAGGGGGATTCGCCTTGAGGACGTTGCCGACGGATTGACGGCCGTCAGATACAGATACATCCCTCCGGTCTTGATACTCATACTTTTGATACAAGTACTGAGATCACTGCGGTGGGGGGTAATCTTGAGCCCTATAGAAAAGGTTGATCAACTCTCACTTTTTTCTGTAACAAGTCTCGGTTTTTTAGCCATCGTTGCTATACCGGCAAGGCTTGGTGAACTGGCAAGACCCTATCTCATCTCAAAAAAAAGCAACATCAGGATGACCGCTGCCCTGGGGACTATCTTTGTGGAACGTGTCTTTGACAGTTTCACGATCCTCATCATGGCCGCTTTCGTTATTTTCTCCATACCCTTGCCCTCTTGGTTGACTGAGGCAAGTATCTTTTTCTTTTTAATCATCATGGCCATCCTGGCCATGATGGTCTTCATGATCGTCAAACGTGAGGCGTCTTTTAAGGCCATAGCTCCCCTTCTTAACCGACTACCGGACAGGTACGCCCACAAACTAAACCGTTTAATCCATCACTTTATAGATGGGTTTAAAATCATCACCCATACCCGAGCCCTCCTCTATGTTATGTTCCTGTCCGGCATAATATGGCTGATGGGGGTTCTGGTGATCTATATCCTCTTCTTCGCCTTCGGTTTCCATCTGCCTCCTGTCGCTGCTTTTGTCCTGATGATTATTCTCATTATCGGAATTACCATCCCCACCGCGCCGGGATTTATCGGAAACTGGCATTTCTTCTGTGTCCTGGGGCTCGGTCTGTTCAGCATTCCCCGCACAGATGCTTTTACCTTCGCCGTCATCTATCATTTCCTGTCCATCGGGATCGTGATCATCCTGGGACTGATATTTTTACCCTTTAATAAATTTCCCCTCTCCGGTCTCAACCTCCAGCTTTCCAAAGATCAGGGAACAGGAAACAGTAGCGGTAACCTATCCGGTTAA
- a CDS encoding sigma-54 dependent transcriptional regulator, whose protein sequence is MNKTILIVDDEKSICKSLGAVLNDEGYDVLTAGSGEEALKIIKEEFPFLIFLDIWLPGIDGIETLKIIKTENPEIRVVMISGHGTIETAVKATKLGAFDFIEKPLSLEKVILVANHVSDMIRLEEENVLLKQKVTREYELTGNSGPIQELKEMISLVAQTNAWILIMGENGTGKELVARSIHCQSKRAQKPFIEVNCAAIPEELIESELFGHEKGAFTGATEKRRGKFDLANEGTIFLDEVADMSLKAQAKILRILEEKKFERVGGSKLIATDVRVLAATNKDLEKEMEEGRFRQDLYYRLNVIPLRIPPLRERKEDIPLLVMRFLREFALKEGETEKSMTEDALAVLMEHNWPGNVRELKNIIERLVIMTPSDVISGSDIPPLVKGSQNVAWDDSWYAVNSYRLAKMNFEKQYLARKLQEYEGNVSRTAEAIGLERSNLHRKIKNYGLEVKSGS, encoded by the coding sequence ATGAATAAAACAATACTGATTGTAGATGACGAGAAGAGTATCTGTAAGTCTCTGGGAGCTGTTCTAAACGATGAGGGGTACGATGTCCTGACGGCAGGGAGTGGGGAAGAGGCACTAAAGATTATCAAAGAGGAGTTTCCCTTTCTTATCTTCCTCGACATATGGCTTCCGGGGATAGATGGAATTGAGACTCTCAAAATAATTAAGACTGAAAATCCCGAGATACGGGTGGTGATGATTTCGGGCCACGGAACAATTGAAACGGCGGTCAAGGCAACGAAGCTCGGGGCTTTTGACTTTATTGAAAAACCCCTCTCCCTGGAAAAGGTGATCCTCGTTGCCAATCATGTCTCGGACATGATCCGTTTAGAAGAGGAAAATGTACTATTAAAACAGAAAGTTACCCGGGAGTACGAACTTACCGGTAACAGTGGGCCGATTCAGGAATTAAAAGAGATGATCAGCCTTGTAGCCCAAACCAATGCCTGGATTTTAATCATGGGAGAAAATGGCACGGGGAAGGAACTCGTTGCCAGGTCAATCCATTGTCAGAGCAAAAGGGCACAGAAACCATTCATTGAGGTCAATTGTGCTGCCATACCGGAAGAATTGATAGAAAGCGAGCTTTTTGGCCACGAAAAAGGGGCCTTTACCGGAGCTACAGAAAAAAGGAGGGGAAAGTTTGATCTGGCTAATGAGGGAACGATTTTTCTCGATGAGGTGGCCGATATGAGTCTGAAGGCTCAGGCAAAGATTCTCCGGATCCTCGAGGAAAAAAAGTTTGAGAGGGTAGGTGGATCCAAGCTTATTGCCACGGATGTTCGGGTACTTGCCGCCACCAACAAGGATCTTGAAAAGGAGATGGAAGAGGGGAGGTTCAGGCAGGATCTCTACTACCGGCTCAATGTTATTCCTTTAAGAATTCCCCCCTTAAGGGAGAGGAAAGAGGACATTCCTCTCTTAGTGATGCGCTTCTTGAGGGAATTTGCTCTGAAAGAGGGAGAGACTGAAAAATCAATGACGGAAGATGCCCTGGCCGTATTAATGGAGCACAACTGGCCCGGGAATGTAAGAGAATTAAAGAACATTATTGAACGGTTGGTTATCATGACCCCCTCAGATGTAATTTCTGGGAGTGATATCCCTCCCTTAGTTAAGGGAAGTCAAAATGTTGCTTGGGATGATTCGTGGTATGCTGTAAATTCTTACCGGCTGGCAAAGATGAATTTTGAAAAGCAATATCTTGCAAGAAAACTGCAGGAATATGAAGGAAATGTTTCCAGGACGGCGGAGGCTATTGGTTTGGAGCGGAGCAATCTCCATAGAAAAATTAAAAACTACGGCTTGGAAGTAAAAAGTGGCTCCTGA